The Streptomyces sp. NBC_00435 nucleotide sequence GGTCAGATCGGGTTCGCTGTGCACCACCTGGTACGCCACGAGGTAGTGGCTGTCGGAGTCGAACGGCCCGCGCCCGGTCGCCGCGTGCACCAGTACCGCCCCCAGGGCGAAGACATCGGCCGCGGTCCCGACCTCGCGCGGCCGCTGGAACTGCTCGGGCGCCATGAACGGCGGGGTCCCGATCAGCTTCCCCGTCTCGGTCCGCAGATCACTGTCGGCCGGCCGCGAGATCCCGAAGTCGATGACCCGCACACCGTCCGGGGCCATCAGTACGTTGCTGGGCTTCAGGTCCCGGTGCACGACCCCCGCCCGGTGGATGTCCCGCAGGGCCTCCGCCAGTCCGGCGGCGAGCCGCGCCAGTTCCCGGGGCTCCAGCACGCGTTCGCGTACCCGCTCGGCGAGCGTCGGGGCATCGATGAACAGCGTGGCCATCCAAGGCCGTTCGGCATCGGGGTCCGCATCCACGACGGGCGCGGTGAACGCTCCGCTGACCCGCCGGGCGGCCGCGACCTCCTGCCGGAAACGGGCCCGGAACTCCGGGTCCACCGCATGCTCCGGGTGCACGATCTTGACGGCGAGTTTCAGCCCCGACTCGGAGGTGGCCAGGTGGACGACGCCCATGCCGCCGGAACCGAGCACGGACTCGAGCCGGTACTGCCCGGCATACTCCGGAAACCCCGCGTAGTCCGCATGCACTGAACGCACCGCTCACCACCCCCGCCGGAGCCTAGTCGATGGTCCGTGCGAATCTCCAAGGTCCTGCTACCCTGCGCGAGTTGCGCAGTGCAACGTCGTAGGGGGGATTTTCCGCATGGCCATCGAGAGCGATTCCGGCCAAGTCCAGAGCCTGACGTCGGGCTCCGGATTTCCGACATTCCCGGTCGCACCGGGCTACCGGGTGAACGTCCGCAACGGTCCCGGCACCAACTACTCGGTCGTCCGCGTCCTGCCGCTCGGCGCGACCGTCGGGATCCGCTGCCAGTGCGAGGGCATGACCGTCTCGGGCCCGTACGGCACGACCAACCTGTGGGACTGCATCGGCAACGGCGAGTTCGTCTCCGACGCCTACGTGAAGACGGGCAGCGACGGCTGGGTCACCAGCCGCTGCGGCTGAGGTCCATCCGGTCCATCTCGCGGTCTGACCCGTGAGACACCCCCGGCCCGCCGCGGCCGGCGGGGGATAATCGCTGGTGTGAGTGACGACCAGCGAGACCAGACCCCCGCCGAGTCGGCCGCCGCGGCCGAGGCCCCGGTGCAGCCCGCGGTGCCCACCGGCCCCGAGCCCGAGCCGATCCGGTTCTTCGGCACCACGTGGGTCAACCGCGACGGCGGCTACCTCCCGCGCCGCGCGGGCGTGGCCCTCGGTGCGCTGGCCCTCGCCGTCGTCGGAGCCTTCCTGCTCCGCTTCTCCTACGAGGGCCTGGAGATCGGCAACGTCGGCTCCTTCCTCAGCATCTCGGTCGTCGTCCTCTTCGCGATCGCCAGCTCCATCGCGTTCGTCAAGACCTGGGAGTCCTTCAGCCGCCGCCAGGCCCCGTCCTCCGACGAGACGGCCCTCAAGGGGCTCAAGGCGATCGGTTTCATCGGCAGCCTCATCGCGTACTTCCTGCGCTGCTTCGTCGAGGCCCCCGGCGAGAAGCTGCGCCGCACCGAGTACGAGCTGGCCTCGGCTGAATTCGCCCGCCGCCGCAGTTCCCGTACGGGCAACCCGGCCGCCCGCCGCCCCAAGCGCAAGAAGTAGGCCCCGGCCCGTCCCCGGAACGACCCCAGCCCCTGTGGGCTTGCGTCAGGGGCACGGCCAGGAGCATTATTCATCACATGATGAATAACCAAGCGGCCGCCGCCGTCCACGCAGCCGACCTCACGGTCCGCCGCGGCACCGGCCGCAACCCCCGCACCGTCATCGACGGCATCGGCTTCGACGTCCCCCGCGGCCGCATCACCGGCCTCCTCGGCCCCTCCGGCTGCGGGAAGTCCACCCTGATGCGCTCCGTCGTCGGCACCCAGGCCCACGTCACCGGCACCCTCGACGTCCTCGGCAGCCCCGCCGGCCACCCCGGACTGCGCTCGCGCATCGGCTACGTCACCCAGGCGCCCTCCGTCTACGACGACCTCACCGTCCGGCAGAACCTCGACTACTTCGCCGCCGTCCTCGACCCGGGCCGCGCCGCCGCCGACCGCCGCCGCGAGACCGTCACCCGGGCCATCGCCGACGTCGACCTCACCAGCCGCGCCACCGCCCTCGCCGGCAACCTCTCCGGCGGCCAGCGCAGCCGAGTCTCCCTCGCCGTCGCCCTCCTGGGCAGCCCCGAGCTCCTCGTCCTCGACGAGCCGACCGTCGGCCTCGACCCCGTCCTTCGCCGCGACCTGTGGAACCTCTTCCACGACATCGCCGCCACCCGCGGAGCCACCCTCCTCGTCTCCTCCCACGTCATGGACGAAGCCGAGCGCTGCCACGACCTGCTCCTCATGCGCGAGGGCCGCATCCTCGCGCAGGGCACCCCGGACGCACTGCGCACCCGTACGAACGCCGACACCGTGGAAGAGGGCTTCCTCCGCCTCGTCGACGCGGCCGTGGCGGAAGCCGCCGACGCCGACGCCGCAGCCGCAGCCGCCGACGTGGCAGTCGCACACCCCGAAGCCGCCAACGGGAGCACCCGATGAGCATCGCCCGCACCACCGCCACCGCGGCCCGCGTCCTGCGCCAGCTCCGCCACGACCCGCGCTCCATCGCACTGATGCTGCTGGTCCCCGTACTGATGCTGATCCTGCTCCGCTACGTCTTCGACGGCAGCCCGCGGACGTTCGACAGCATCGGCGCCAGCCTCCTCGGCATCTTCCCGCTGATCACGATGTTCCTGATCACCTCCATCGCGACCCTGCGCGAGCGCACCTCCGGCACCCTCGAACGCCTCCTCGCCATGCCGCTCGGCAAGGGCGACCTCATCGCGGGCTACGCCCTCGCCTTCGGCGCCATGGCCGTGATCCAGTCGCTGCTCGCCACCGGCGTCGCCCTCTGGGTCCTCGGGCTCGACGTCATCGGCTCCCCGTGGCCGCTCCTGCTCGTCGCCCTGCTCGACGCGCTCCTCGGCACGGCGCTCGGCCTCTTCGTCTCCGCCTTCGCGGCCTCCGAGTTCCAGGCCGTCCAGTTCATGCCGGCCGTGATCTTCCCGCAGCTCCTGTTGTGCGGCCTCTTCGCGGCGCGCTCCACCATGCAGCCGGTCCTGGAAGGCATCTCGAACGTCCTGCCCATGTCCTACGCCGTCGACGGCATGACGCAGGTCCTCACCCATACGGACATGACCACCGATTTCGTCCGCGACGCCCTCGTCGTCGCAGGCTGCGCCCTCCTGGTCCTCGCCCTCGGCGCCGCCACCCTCCGCCGCCGCACGCCCTGACCGGACCACCCGCACTGACCGCCCTGCGGACGCCCCCGCCCGCTTCCCTCCCCGGGTGCAAGGATGAGCGCGTAGACGTAGCTCACGTGCATGAACAGTTCGGCGAGGTGAATCGGGCATGACCCAGACAGTCGCAGTCCTCGGTACCGGCAAGATCGGCGAGGCCCTGCTCAGCGGGATGATCCGCGGCGGCTGGCCCGCCTCCAAGCTCCTCGTCACCGCCCGCCGCCCGGAACGCGCCGAGGAGCTCCGCACCCGCTACGGCGTCGAGGCCGTCAGCAACGCCGAGGCCGCCAAGCGCGCCGACACCCTCATCCTCACCGTGAAGCCGCAGGACATGGGCAAGCTCCTCGAAGAGCTCGCCCCGCACGTCCCCGCAGACCGCCTGGTCATCAGCGGCGCCGCCGGCGTCCCGACCTCATTCTTCGAGGAACGGCTCGCCTCCGGCACGCCGGTCGTCCGCGTCATGACCAACACCCCCGCCCTCGTCGACGAGGCCATGTCCGTCATCTCTGCCGGCAGCCACGCCACGGCCGCACACCTCCTGCACACGGAGGAGATCTTCGGCGGCGTCGGCAAGACCCTGCGCGTCCCCGAGTCCCAGCAGGACGCGGCCACCGCCCTGTCCGGCTCCGGCCCGGCCTACTTCTACTTCCTCGTCGAGGCCATGACCGACGCCGGCATCCTCCTCGGCCTGCCGCGCGCCCAGGCCCACGACCTCATCGTCCAGGCCGCCATCGGCGCCGCCGTCATGCTCCGCGACAGCGGCGAACACCCGGTCAAGCTCCGCGAGGCCGTCACCTCCCCGGCCGGCACCACCATCAACGCGATCGTGGAGCTGGAGAAGCACGGCGTACGGGCGGCCCTGATCGCCGCCCTCGAAGCGGCCCGCGACCGCAGCCGCGAACTCGCCTCCGGCAACAGCTGACACCCGGCCGGTACGGGGCCGCGCACGCGGCCCCGTACCCGCGCCCGGCCCCGCACCTGCACCCGCACGGGGGCCGGGGCTCTTCAGGGCTCGAGCAGCCCGATGGCCCGGTACGCCTCGTCTACGACGGGCCGCGCCATCGCCCGTGCCCGCCCGGCCCCCTCGCGCAGCACCGCCTGCACCGTCCCCGGATCGGCCGCCAGCTCCGCGTGCCGGACGCGGACCGGCCGGAGCAGCTCCACCACGGCGTCGGCGACGTCCCGCTTGAGCGCCCCGTAGCCGCTGTACCCGTCGGCGAGCTTCTCGGGCTCGCTCCCGGTGCATGCGGCGAGGATGTCCAGCAGGTTCGCCACCCCGGGCCGTTCCGCCCGGTCGTAGACGACCCCGTCGTCCCCGCTGTCGGTGACGGCCCGCATCAGCTTCTTCCGCACGGCCTCGGGCTCGTCGAGGATGAACACCACCCCCGGGCCCGCGTCCCCGGACTTCCCCATCTTCGAAGTCGGGTCCTGCAGGTCCATCACCCGCGCGGCCACCACCGGATGCGTGGCCCTGGGCACCGTGAAGGTGTGCCCGTAGCGCTGGTTGAAGCGGACGGCCAGATCCCGGGTGAGCTCGACGTGCTGGCGCTGGTCCTCACCCACCGGCACCTCCTCGGTCCGGTAGGCCAGGATGTCCGCGGCCATCAGTACGGGATAGGTGAGCAGCGAAAGCCGTACGCCTTCGCCCGAGGCCTGCGCCTTCGCCGTCTTCTCCTTGTACTGCACCATCCGCCGCAGTTCCCCGTCGGAAGCCGTGCACTCCAGCAGGTAGGACAGCCGCGCGTGCTCGTCCACATGGCTCTGCACGAACAGCGTGCACTTCTCGGGCGTCAGACCGGCGGCCAGCAGCAGTGTCGCGGCCTGCCGGCTGAGCCGGCGCACCCGGGCCGGATCGTGCTCGACGGTCAGGGCGTGCAGATCGACGACGCAGAACAGCGCCTCGTCGGGCCGCTGCTCGGCGGCGACCCACTGCCGTACGGCCCCCAGGTAGTTCCCCAGTGTCAGATGCCCGGTCG carries:
- a CDS encoding peptidase, coding for MAIESDSGQVQSLTSGSGFPTFPVAPGYRVNVRNGPGTNYSVVRVLPLGATVGIRCQCEGMTVSGPYGTTNLWDCIGNGEFVSDAYVKTGSDGWVTSRCG
- a CDS encoding ABC transporter ATP-binding protein is translated as MMNNQAAAAVHAADLTVRRGTGRNPRTVIDGIGFDVPRGRITGLLGPSGCGKSTLMRSVVGTQAHVTGTLDVLGSPAGHPGLRSRIGYVTQAPSVYDDLTVRQNLDYFAAVLDPGRAAADRRRETVTRAIADVDLTSRATALAGNLSGGQRSRVSLAVALLGSPELLVLDEPTVGLDPVLRRDLWNLFHDIAATRGATLLVSSHVMDEAERCHDLLLMREGRILAQGTPDALRTRTNADTVEEGFLRLVDAAVAEAADADAAAAAADVAVAHPEAANGSTR
- a CDS encoding ABC transporter permease, whose protein sequence is MSIARTTATAARVLRQLRHDPRSIALMLLVPVLMLILLRYVFDGSPRTFDSIGASLLGIFPLITMFLITSIATLRERTSGTLERLLAMPLGKGDLIAGYALAFGAMAVIQSLLATGVALWVLGLDVIGSPWPLLLVALLDALLGTALGLFVSAFAASEFQAVQFMPAVIFPQLLLCGLFAARSTMQPVLEGISNVLPMSYAVDGMTQVLTHTDMTTDFVRDALVVAGCALLVLALGAATLRRRTP
- the proC gene encoding pyrroline-5-carboxylate reductase, with product MTQTVAVLGTGKIGEALLSGMIRGGWPASKLLVTARRPERAEELRTRYGVEAVSNAEAAKRADTLILTVKPQDMGKLLEELAPHVPADRLVISGAAGVPTSFFEERLASGTPVVRVMTNTPALVDEAMSVISAGSHATAAHLLHTEEIFGGVGKTLRVPESQQDAATALSGSGPAYFYFLVEAMTDAGILLGLPRAQAHDLIVQAAIGAAVMLRDSGEHPVKLREAVTSPAGTTINAIVELEKHGVRAALIAALEAARDRSRELASGNS
- the trpS gene encoding tryptophan--tRNA ligase → MTRIFSGVKPTGHLTLGNYLGAVRQWVAAEQRPDEALFCVVDLHALTVEHDPARVRRLSRQAATLLLAAGLTPEKCTLFVQSHVDEHARLSYLLECTASDGELRRMVQYKEKTAKAQASGEGVRLSLLTYPVLMAADILAYRTEEVPVGEDQRQHVELTRDLAVRFNQRYGHTFTVPRATHPVVAARVMDLQDPTSKMGKSGDAGPGVVFILDEPEAVRKKLMRAVTDSGDDGVVYDRAERPGVANLLDILAACTGSEPEKLADGYSGYGALKRDVADAVVELLRPVRVRHAELAADPGTVQAVLREGAGRARAMARPVVDEAYRAIGLLEP